CAGTGACACTTGTCTCGCAATGTTGCCGAGTAGGGTATGCAAATCTGTAACAGCCGTCATCTGACGACTTAGAGCATACAGCGAATTCGTCGTAATCTCGCGTTGTTTTACCACCTCCAGCTGCTGCCGCAGGCGTCCCGCCAGACTCGCGGTTAATACCGCCACTGCCAAATACACAACAAAGGAAAATATATATCGCAAATCTTCAACCGTAAAACTGAGATAAGGAGGAACAAAAAAGAAGTCAAAGGCAACGACGCTAAGACTTGCTGCATATATGGCCGGCCCCATTCCCCAGTACACAGCGCTGACCAATACTGGAAAAAGATAAATTAACCCCACGTTAACCAGGTCATCGCTAATCCCTATTACATGAAGCAGAAGGGTTAACAATGTGATTCCAAGGGTTACCCATATATATTTGGGAACACGGTTCAGCTTCAGCCGGACGTCTTCCCCTTTATTTCGTTCAGACACAGCACATCTCACATCCCGCTCAGATCATAATCGTAGTCCGCAACGATCAATACGTCCATATGTCTGGATAACCGCACCAGCCTGCTGACCACCGTGCCCTTTCCACGATAGCCGTTCAGCCACCAGACCCGTTTCGCTTGACCAACCACCAACTGTGTTGCTTTTTCCTCAGAAGCTTTACCCGCCAAAATACCTGGTACATCTCGCAGCCTCTGGCTATGATGAATATGAAATTTGCCGCCCAGTCGAACGGTCAGCTGTTCCAGCTCCTCCAACTGGCATTTCACTTCATCATTCATGGCTATGCCTACATGAACATGGTGCACATGCCAGACCGCCTTTAACCGGTAGGCTGTGCGGAACCCGCGGCGGATCAGCCGCTCCGCATGCTCATCACTGCTTACGCAGACAAAGACTGCCTCCTGTCTGCGCCAGGGACCGCGAAGTGCACTTTTGCGCTCCTGTGATTCGAGGCGTTCATCCACATCATCGGCCAATTCCCGCAGAGCTAGTTCCCGTAAGGCAATCAGATTGCCAATGCGAAAAAAATGACCAAGCGCTTGTTCCACCTTGGCTGCTGCATAGATTTTACCCTCCCGCATACGTTGCCGCAAGGCCTGAGGGGCAACATCGATAAGCTGGACCTCATCTGCCATTTGCAAAATTTGATCCGGCACGGTCTCTCTCACCCGAATTCCCGTAATATGCTCCACCGCATCGTTCAAACTTTCCAGGTGCTGCACATTCACAGTAGTGATGACAGAGATGCCCGCATCCAACAGGATCTGCACATCTTCGTAACGCTTTTGCCGTGTGCTGCCTGGGACATTCGTATGCGCAAGCTCATCCACTAATACCACCTCAGGACATAGACGAAGAATCGCTTCGGTATCCATTTCCTCGAGCTGTACCCCCTGGTATACCCGCTGCTCGCGTGGAATGATGGATAGTTGGCCGATCTGTTCCACCGTCTCCGCCCGATTATGTGTCTCCAGCAAACCAATTCGTACGTCGATGCCTTTGCGGAGCAGATCATTGCCTTCCCGGAGCATCATATAGGTTTTCCCCACACCTGGCGCAGCACCAATGTATACCTTGAACTTGCCACGCCGAATCTGACCAATCTGTGCCTTCATCTCCTGCTCACTTAACCTGCGATATGTTGGCATCTCTGTGTCTGACAATCGGGTCGGAAGCACCCGCTCGCCCTCATGCTGTGCCCGATCCGCAAGCAGAAACAGATCGACACCCCGAACCCTGCGCAGCAAGGAATTAACAAATGATCCCCGCCACAGCTCCTGCCAGCGACTGTGTCGTGAGTGTCCCATAACAATACGTGTAATCTGATGCTGGACTGCGTAGCGTGCAAGCGTAGATGGAATGTTACGGCGGTGTAACACAGGCAATTCCTCAAACTGTCCCCCGAATTTCTCCACCAGTTTGATCATGTTGCGACGAAAAACAGCAGCTTCCTTGGATAGCGGCTGCTTCATATTACGAAAGGTTACGGCATGCAGATCTCCGTTTAATCTCTTCGCAATCTGCTGTCCCCGCCGAATATAGATAGACCCGTTCCAGTGATATTGGGTGGATACCAAAATGCGTTCCATGATGCCTGTCGTGACCGTAATTCCCATCTCTTCCCGGTGCTCACGCAGTGATTCGTTAACCCCTTCTGCGACAAGTCGAAGTGCCAGTTCACGCAAAATACCCAAGTTGCCATGCCGAAATACCGCTTCACCCTCGTGTCCCCGAAGATGTCCCTCCGCAAGGCGGCTTAAGACGGTTTCAGGAGTTACATCAATCAGCTTCACTTCATCGGCCAGTTCAAGGGTATCGGCAGGCACAGTATGCTCTGCCGCAATTCCTGTTAGCTGGCGTGCAAGCTCCGTATATCCCTCCAGCTCATATACATTCACCGTTGTAATGACACTGATGTTGTGTCGCAGCAAATACTGAATGTCTTCCAGTCGGGTTGCATGACGTGCCCCTTTTCGGTTTCTATGAGCAAGTCCGTCAACGAGCACAACCTCCGGATTACGTACCAGCAGGGCATCCAGATTCAGATCCTTCATCTCCATGCCATCCTTCCAGCGAGACCAGTGAATACTTGGAATTCGCTCCAACTCGCCGAGCTGCTCCACGGTCTCCGGTCTTTGCATGGTCGACACAGCACAGATGACCACATCGATCCCCTGGTGGTGCAATGTGTTTCCTTCCCTGAGCATATGATACGTTTTGCCTGAACCGCTGACCGGACCGATATATATCTTCAAGGTGCCCTGCTGCAGCTTCGTGATCATCTTCAAGATGTCTTCCGGGGACTTCCGCTTGAAGCTGTCTTTCATCCTGTTCACTCCCCAAACATAATCTTTACTTAAAATGGAGAAAGCCCCTTCCGAGGCTCGGAAGAAGGCCTGATACGAACAACCAAGGGAAGCTGCGTCCCCCGTGGATCTACTAATACAATGCCTTTTATTTCAGCTCAGCCGTTAACGCCAGATTCAAAGCGGTCACATTCACACGCGGCTCACCGAAAATGCCCAGCTGTCGCCCTTGTGTATGTTCCTCCACGATCTTGGCAAGCTCTTGCTCACCAAGACCCGTTGCCTGGCTAATCCGCGGAATCTGTGCTTTTGCCGCTTCCGGTGACAGATCCGGGTCAAGACCGGAACCGGAACCGGTCACGAGATCCGCAGGAATGTGCTGCAAGCCCGGATTCTCTTGCTTGAGCTGAGCCACCTTTTCCTTCATTTCAACCATATACGCCTCCGAGGCCACGGCGCGATTAGAACCTGCCGAAGCAGTTCCATCATAATTGGCGTTCGATGCCCGGGGCTGGAACAGCCCCGGCGATTTCACTTCCTGCGCCAGCAGCGACGAACCAATGGTTTTCCCGTCAGCTGTGATCAGACTGCCGTTCGCCTGATCGGAGAAGAGCAGCTGTGCCACTCCGGTTGTAGCCAGCGGATAGATGACACCGCAAATCAGCATAAGCACGACAGACAACCGAATCGCGGGCAGTACCTGTTTCATATGAATCACATCCTGAATTTATTATTAGTTAAATTTAACAAATGATTCTACACTAGACCACTTCGCGGTCAGAACAACCTTTCGATCGCTGTTATCCCCAGATTTTTTTGATTCCCTTTCCCAAGGGATAAAATCCGGGAATAAAGGCGAACGCTACGCTTCTCCAGTTTTGTTCTGCCCTCTACGTTTTCGTGTAAATGTTATTCAAATCTAGTGTTAAAACCTCATACCAAATGAAGCCCCGACAGCACCAGATCAATCAGCTTAATTCCGATAAACGGTACGATTACACCGCCCACACCATAGATGAACACATTCCGTCCAAGCAGCCGTTCCGCGGACATGGCCCGATACTTCACACCCCGCATGGCGATTGGGATGAGCAGCGGGATAATGATAGCGTTGAAGATGAGCGCTGACAGAATCGCGGACTGCGGTGAAGCGAGGTTCATAATATTGAGTGCCTGAAGCTGCGGCATGGCCAGAATAAACATGGCCGGAATGATGGCGAAATACTTGGCAATATCATTGGATATCGAAAATGTCGTCAGTGCACCGCGGGTAATGAGCAGTTGCTTGCCAATGGAGACCACCGACAATAGCTTGGTCGGGTCAGAATCCAGATCGATCATGTTGGCCGCTTCCTTGGCCGCCATGGTGCCCGAATTCATCGCCAGGCCTACATCGGCCTGCGCCAGAGCAGGAGCATCGTTGGTGCCGTCGCCGGTCATGGCGACGAGCTTGCCCTCCTGCTGCTCTTTTTTGATCGCGGTAATCTTGTCTTCCGGCTTGGCCTCGGCAATAAAATCATCCACACCCGCTTCCAGCGCAATGGTCGCCGCTGTCAGGGGATTATCCCCTGTACACATGATCGTCTTGATACCCATGGCTCGCATCTCCGCAAACTTCTCTTTCAGTCCCGGCTTCACTGTATCTTTCAGATAGATCACACCATAAATCTGGTCATCAATCGCAACAGCAAGCGGTGTACCCCCAGCCTTTGCAATTCGGTTCGCAATATCGTCCAAATCGCCGGGTATCCGTCCCCCACGGGAGGAAATATGGCGTTTGATCGCATCTACCGCACCTTTGCGGATCTGCTTCCCACCGCTTAGATTCAGACCCGACATCCGGGTCTCTGCGGTGAAGTTCACATGTTCTGCATCTGCATATTCCGTCTCCGACCAGTTCTCGCCCTGCTTGCCAGCCAATTCAACGACCGAGCGCCCCTCTGGTGTCTCATCCACTACGGAAGCTTGCAGCGCCGCCCGAGTCATCTCTTGTGCAGATACGCCCTGAACGGGAATAAACTCCGAAGCCATGCGGTTGCCGTACGTAATTGTTCCGGTTTTGTCCAGGATCAGTGTATCAATATCGCCTGCCGCTTCCACCGCTTTACCCGACATGGCGAGTACGTTGAACTGCGTGACACGGTCCATGCCCGCAATACCGATCGCGGATAACAGACCGCCAATCGTCGTAGGAATCAGACAGACAAGCAGTGCGATAAGCGTAGCCAGATCGAGTCGAATGCCCAAATAGTTCGCCATTGGTACCATGGTCATGATGACAATCAGGAATATCAGTGTCAACACGGCGAGCAGTGTTGTCAGCGCAATCTCATTCGGTGTTTTCTGGCGCTGTGCGCCTTCAACGAGTGAGATCATTCGGTCGAGGAACGACTCCCCCGGATCGGTCTGCACACGCATCACGATATAGTCGGAAGTAACCCGCGTACCTCCCGTAACGGAGGAGAAGTCGCCGCCCGCCTCCTTGATCACGGGAGCCGACTCCCCCGTAATGGCGGACTCGTCGATAGAGGCCAGCCCTTCAATAATCTCACCGTCCGTGGGAATCAGTTCGCCTGCTTCTACACGGACGATATCTCCTTTTTTCAACTGGGTCGAAGATACTTGCTTGATGGTTCCGTCTTTCTGTACCAGCTTCGCCGTGGTGTCGGATTTCGTCTTACGCAGCGTGTCCGCCTGAGCTTTGCCCCGTCCCTCTGCCAGTGCTTCAGCAAAGTTGGCAAACAGCAACGTGAACAACAGGATGAGAAACACCGCAATGTTGTACCCTCGCCCTGCCTCGGATGCAACAAAGAAATCCGGATTGATACATAACAGCAATGTGATGAGTGTGCCGACTTCGACGATAAACATCACCGGATTTTTGATCATGACGACCGGGTTCAGCTTCTTGAAGGCATCCAGAGATGCCTGGAGCAGAATGTCCCGACTTAATGTTTTGGTTCTTTTGGGCGTACCGGGATCCGTACCCGTACCTCTCGTTCCTTTACCCTGGGTTCTGATCGTGCCTCTGTCTAATCCTTTCACCGTCTGCTCCTTCTTTCGTTCTACAACATTCATTGTGATAATCCACCTCCGCACTTTACGTCCTTGCTCCTATTCCCATATCCGATCACTGTACCATTCATATTGGACCTTCCATCATCGGATCATCGCCAAATGTTCTGCAATCGGTCCAAGCGCCAGTGATGGGAAGAACGTCAACGCCCCAACGACCACAATCATCATCACCAGAATACCTGCAAAAAGAGGCGTATGCGTACGCAGTGTACCCGTTGTTACGGGAACCACTCGTTTGGTGGCTAATGATCCGGCAATGGCGAGCATCGCGATCATGGAAATATATCTTCCGAGCAGCATCACCACACCAATGGCGATGTTGTAAAAGTCCGTGTTGGCATTCAGCCCGGCAAACGCCGATCCATTATTGGCAGCCCCGGATGCAAAGGCATATAGCACCTCGGTCAGACCATGCATGCCTGAATTCGAAATTGAAGCGACAGACTCAGGACGCATAAGCGCCAGCGCGGTCGGAGCCAGAATAATCAAAGGATGAACCAGCAGCGCGATAGATGCGAGCTTCACTTCCTTGCCCTCAATTTTTTTGCCCAGAAATTCAGGGGTCCGCCCAACCATCAGCCCACAGATAAACACGGCCAGAATCACATAGAGCAACCCGTTGAGCAAACCTACCCCTTTACCGCCGAATACGTTGTTGAGCATCATCTCCGCCAGTGCAATCATGCCACCAAGCGGGGTGAGCGACTCATGCATATTGTTCACTGACCCGGTTGTGGCTGCTGTAGTCACCGCTGTGAAAAGTGCGGATTCGGATACTCCGAACCTGACCTCCTTACCTTCCATATTGCCTTGGATTCCCACCGCATCCAGCGCTGGCACACCGCGATATTCGGAAACAAATACCGTGGTCAGCATCACGAGGAAAAGTAAACTCATGGCCGCAAACAGCGTCCAGCCCTGCTTCCGGTTGTTCACCATGATGCCGAAGGCGTAAACCAGCGCCGTAGGCAGCAGCATCATGCAGACAATATGCACGAGGTTCGACAACGCCGTAGGGTTCTCAAATGGATGCGCGGCGTTGGTTCCGAACCAGCCTCCACCATTGGTACCCAAGTGTTTGATCGACTCCAACGAAGCGACCAATCCGCGGCTAATCGTCTGCTGCGCCCCATCCAGCGTGGTCGCGTTCACCGATCCCGCCAGTGTCTGCGGCACACCCTGGAATATGAGGAACAACGCCACAATGAAGCTCAGCGGCAAAAAGATTCTCGTAATCGACCGTACCACGTCGACGTAGAAGTTCCCCAGTTCATCCCGTCGGCCCACCAGGCCGCGAATGAAGGCAATAGCGACCGCAAAGCCGGTCGCGGCTGAGGTGAACATTGGAAACGTCACTGCCAGCATCTGTGACAGATACGACAGGGCGTTCTCGCCCGTGTAAGACTGCCAGTTCGTGTTGGTCATGAACGATGCAGCTGTATTAAAAGCCTGTGCCGCAGGCATATTGCCAATGCCATCCGGGTTGAGCGGCAGATACTTTTGCAACCGCAGCACCAGAAACATCAATAACAGCATGACGAAGTTCGAAATGAGCACGGCTGACAGGTACTTTTTCCAACCCATCGACTCGTTCTCCTTCACCCCCATCAATCGATACAGCAATCGCTCAGGCCCACCAAATATCCGATCCAGTCCTGTTCGTTTGCCGTCAAACACCTTCACCAGATAACTCCCCACTGGCTTCACCAGTAGTATGATGATCAGCAGCGTCACCGCCACTTGTAATAAACCGCTACTCATATCCGCATTTCCTCCCTAAAATCGACGATCCAAGTGCTTCTGGTTTCGTGCCCCAAACGACCATCAGAATTTCTCCGGCCTCACCAGCACGTAACCTAGATAGACTACCAGTGCGAGCACAATCATGCCGATGACGATCATACGGCTTCTCCCCTTTCATGCCCTATGCATTCATGCTTTCTCACAAAATTTCACAAATCCCCAGAACACCACAAACAACAACACAACCAGCCCAATGATCGTGGCATCATTCACCATGTGCTCCCCTCCCTCTCTCTACCGTTCTTGCAACCTTCTACATATGAAATCGTAATACGAAACGCTGTAAAAAGGGGGTAAAGAAATACCCGCCAAGGTGTAAAAATAGCGTAAAAAAGACCCGCTCCCCTCAGCGATCAGCTGAAAGAAACAGGTCTATGTGCATTTTTATATCGAACAATCCATTACCTATTAGGATGTGTCTTCAAATTCAACAAGCTTAACGTTGACGGAGGTTATCATCTAAAAAGAGGTCTTGGTGTCCAAGCCGCTGTTCCCTGGCTAAAGGGTAGTCCATTTTAAGAACTACGTGTGGGCATTTCCCTAACATTTTGAGTGTTAGTTTCGCGTTTGCTCATCATGTACTTATTAAAAAAATCAGTGCTTATCCCTGTCATATGATGAAAAAAGGACGTCTCCACTTTCCAATCTTCCTCAATCATATAACGAATATCCACAAGACCTTTCTTGGAGATCAGGTCAATAATGGTTTTGATTCGCATCGGTTTTTGCAGTGGTATCGTATGGTCGAAAGGTTCTTTTTCCAGATATCCTCTTCGGTGCATCGCCGCATAGAAATTACGATGATCCTTTGCCTCCATCATACCTAAATGCGCAGCTCTGTATCCCAATACTTGTAGTGAGGTCTTCCATTTCTTTTTCAAATCGAGATACTGATCTGGATTCGTCTTATAAGAGATGTCATTCATATCCGATGAGAACTCTTCCTCAGGTAATAAAAAGGCACCCGCAAACAAATTGGCTTCATTCTCAATTAATTTGTGTTCTTTTCGATCCAGATTGGCGAACTCAAGACGGTAATGAAGCAGCAAATGGCCAAGCTCATGCGCAATATCGAAGTTCCTGCGAACCGCTGACCGTTTGATGTTGCCCAGTATGATAAACGGACGATCGTTCCGCGTCCAAAGGCTGTACGCATCAATTTCCTCACCAATCGCTTTCTCAAAAACGTACACACCGCTTTTTTCAATCCAGAACATGAGGTTCTCATTCGTAGAAGGCTCCAAATTAAGTCGTTGCCTCGCAAGTTGTGCAACATAATGGATCTGAGTCGAACGATCATCGTCTGAATGATTCATATATGCAATAGCCTCTTCCCGCAGCTTGATAATATTCAGCGTAGGAAGGCTAATCTGAGCGGTAATATAGTTGATGAATGTATCCAGATATTCTACGTGTTTTGCTTCTGTCTGTGTCTTGGAAATCACATTCAACACCTTTGAACGATAGGCAATATTCATGACATTAATATTGGCAGAGTTATTATGCTCTGCAAGCATATCCTTTGCATAAAAATACTTGCTTTTCACACTGAAAATGCGTTTTAACTCGTTCACGATTGGTACTTTGGGAGAGGTATACGCATTTTCATATTGCCAGACTGCTTGTTCTGTCACACCTAACAGTTCGGAGAGCTGTTTTCTAGAATACCCGTGCATGATCCGCAAATTGGTCAGATTTTCACCAACGAACACGCTGCTCCCTCCTTACTGAACTACCGGGGGATTATCCCCATTGTTCTTCTTCCAAAATTTGAATATCGTATGCTGCCGGGTCGACGATATCCTCCATGTCTGGTGCAAGGACCTCGCGGTCACTATCATTCAACTCTGCACCTGAGATACGATCGGATAAATCTTCTATAAAATAGGCTATATTATCATGCGGATTGGGCAGATAATGTTGAATCCTAGAAATTTGAAATGCTTCATCAATAGCATAAGTGAGTATATGGAATTCATTATACGTAGAAGCAAAATGTTCAAGTTCTTCTTTCACACGACTGACCTGACTTTCTGGAATAGGTAAACAAAGTTGCTCCACTCTCTCGAACTTAGCTTGCCCAGTAGAGGAGGGTTGGGTTAAGGAGAATTCCAAGTCTTTATTAATCTTGGAAAGATCATGTAGATACGTACGTAAAGCACCCTTGTTGTCACCACCCGTAGGCAGCTTAGCTCTGGAAAAACTATATTCATTAAAATAAACAGCATTCTTAATCAGAAATATTACTTTTGAATCTTCGTGTGTAAACTGAAGGTAATCCCAAGTTAAACCTGCTTTGGATTTTTTGTGAGTGAATCCTTGTTCAACACAAAAATCTGCGATTTTACTTTCAATA
Above is a window of Paenibacillus sp. E222 DNA encoding:
- a CDS encoding histidine kinase; protein product: MKDSFKRKSPEDILKMITKLQQGTLKIYIGPVSGSGKTYHMLREGNTLHHQGIDVVICAVSTMQRPETVEQLGELERIPSIHWSRWKDGMEMKDLNLDALLVRNPEVVLVDGLAHRNRKGARHATRLEDIQYLLRHNISVITTVNVYELEGYTELARQLTGIAAEHTVPADTLELADEVKLIDVTPETVLSRLAEGHLRGHEGEAVFRHGNLGILRELALRLVAEGVNESLREHREEMGITVTTGIMERILVSTQYHWNGSIYIRRGQQIAKRLNGDLHAVTFRNMKQPLSKEAAVFRRNMIKLVEKFGGQFEELPVLHRRNIPSTLARYAVQHQITRIVMGHSRHSRWQELWRGSFVNSLLRRVRGVDLFLLADRAQHEGERVLPTRLSDTEMPTYRRLSEQEMKAQIGQIRRGKFKVYIGAAPGVGKTYMMLREGNDLLRKGIDVRIGLLETHNRAETVEQIGQLSIIPREQRVYQGVQLEEMDTEAILRLCPEVVLVDELAHTNVPGSTRQKRYEDVQILLDAGISVITTVNVQHLESLNDAVEHITGIRVRETVPDQILQMADEVQLIDVAPQALRQRMREGKIYAAAKVEQALGHFFRIGNLIALRELALRELADDVDERLESQERKSALRGPWRRQEAVFVCVSSDEHAERLIRRGFRTAYRLKAVWHVHHVHVGIAMNDEVKCQLEELEQLTVRLGGKFHIHHSQRLRDVPGILAGKASEEKATQLVVGQAKRVWWLNGYRGKGTVVSRLVRLSRHMDVLIVADYDYDLSGM
- the kdpC gene encoding potassium-transporting ATPase subunit KdpC; translation: MKQVLPAIRLSVVLMLICGVIYPLATTGVAQLLFSDQANGSLITADGKTIGSSLLAQEVKSPGLFQPRASNANYDGTASAGSNRAVASEAYMVEMKEKVAQLKQENPGLQHIPADLVTGSGSGLDPDLSPEAAKAQIPRISQATGLGEQELAKIVEEHTQGRQLGIFGEPRVNVTALNLALTAELK
- the kdpB gene encoding potassium-transporting ATPase subunit KdpB, giving the protein MNVVERKKEQTVKGLDRGTIRTQGKGTRGTGTDPGTPKRTKTLSRDILLQASLDAFKKLNPVVMIKNPVMFIVEVGTLITLLLCINPDFFVASEAGRGYNIAVFLILLFTLLFANFAEALAEGRGKAQADTLRKTKSDTTAKLVQKDGTIKQVSSTQLKKGDIVRVEAGELIPTDGEIIEGLASIDESAITGESAPVIKEAGGDFSSVTGGTRVTSDYIVMRVQTDPGESFLDRMISLVEGAQRQKTPNEIALTTLLAVLTLIFLIVIMTMVPMANYLGIRLDLATLIALLVCLIPTTIGGLLSAIGIAGMDRVTQFNVLAMSGKAVEAAGDIDTLILDKTGTITYGNRMASEFIPVQGVSAQEMTRAALQASVVDETPEGRSVVELAGKQGENWSETEYADAEHVNFTAETRMSGLNLSGGKQIRKGAVDAIKRHISSRGGRIPGDLDDIANRIAKAGGTPLAVAIDDQIYGVIYLKDTVKPGLKEKFAEMRAMGIKTIMCTGDNPLTAATIALEAGVDDFIAEAKPEDKITAIKKEQQEGKLVAMTGDGTNDAPALAQADVGLAMNSGTMAAKEAANMIDLDSDPTKLLSVVSIGKQLLITRGALTTFSISNDIAKYFAIIPAMFILAMPQLQALNIMNLASPQSAILSALIFNAIIIPLLIPIAMRGVKYRAMSAERLLGRNVFIYGVGGVIVPFIGIKLIDLVLSGLHLV
- the kdpA gene encoding potassium-transporting ATPase subunit KdpA — translated: MSSGLLQVAVTLLIIILLVKPVGSYLVKVFDGKRTGLDRIFGGPERLLYRLMGVKENESMGWKKYLSAVLISNFVMLLLMFLVLRLQKYLPLNPDGIGNMPAAQAFNTAASFMTNTNWQSYTGENALSYLSQMLAVTFPMFTSAATGFAVAIAFIRGLVGRRDELGNFYVDVVRSITRIFLPLSFIVALFLIFQGVPQTLAGSVNATTLDGAQQTISRGLVASLESIKHLGTNGGGWFGTNAAHPFENPTALSNLVHIVCMMLLPTALVYAFGIMVNNRKQGWTLFAAMSLLFLVMLTTVFVSEYRGVPALDAVGIQGNMEGKEVRFGVSESALFTAVTTAATTGSVNNMHESLTPLGGMIALAEMMLNNVFGGKGVGLLNGLLYVILAVFICGLMVGRTPEFLGKKIEGKEVKLASIALLVHPLIILAPTALALMRPESVASISNSGMHGLTEVLYAFASGAANNGSAFAGLNANTDFYNIAIGVVMLLGRYISMIAMLAIAGSLATKRVVPVTTGTLRTHTPLFAGILVMMIVVVGALTFFPSLALGPIAEHLAMIR
- a CDS encoding potassium-transporting ATPase subunit F, with protein sequence MIVIGMIVLALVVYLGYVLVRPEKF
- a CDS encoding ImmA/IrrE family metallo-endopeptidase yields the protein MFVGENLTNLRIMHGYSRKQLSELLGVTEQAVWQYENAYTSPKVPIVNELKRIFSVKSKYFYAKDMLAEHNNSANINVMNIAYRSKVLNVISKTQTEAKHVEYLDTFINYITAQISLPTLNIIKLREEAIAYMNHSDDDRSTQIHYVAQLARQRLNLEPSTNENLMFWIEKSGVYVFEKAIGEEIDAYSLWTRNDRPFIILGNIKRSAVRRNFDIAHELGHLLLHYRLEFANLDRKEHKLIENEANLFAGAFLLPEEEFSSDMNDISYKTNPDQYLDLKKKWKTSLQVLGYRAAHLGMMEAKDHRNFYAAMHRRGYLEKEPFDHTIPLQKPMRIKTIIDLISKKGLVDIRYMIEEDWKVETSFFHHMTGISTDFFNKYMMSKRETNTQNVREMPTRSS